Proteins encoded within one genomic window of Brenneria nigrifluens DSM 30175 = ATCC 13028:
- a CDS encoding baseplate assembly protein yields the protein MATVDLSQLPQPQIIETLDFEAILLDVKAVMIAAFPADQQASVTAALELESEPLNQIAQVITYRELMLRQRINDGAAACMLSHAVSGDLDNLGANLNTERLVITEATETADAVMESDDAFRLRAQAAFEGLSVAGPTAAYEYFAKSASGKVKDAKATSPSPAVVVVSVLSSDGDGAASAELLSIVDAALSAEDKRPVADRLTVQSAEIVNYSINALLYFYPGPESEPIHNAAQAALTAWISAQGKIGRDVARSAIMAALHVQGVQRVELIEPVVDIVIDETQAAWCESVVIGEGGTDE from the coding sequence GTGGCAACGGTTGATTTATCACAGCTACCCCAGCCGCAGATCATCGAGACGCTGGATTTTGAAGCGATTTTGTTGGATGTAAAAGCGGTCATGATCGCCGCCTTCCCTGCTGACCAACAAGCGTCCGTGACGGCCGCGCTTGAGTTGGAGTCTGAGCCGTTAAACCAGATCGCGCAGGTCATAACGTACCGCGAATTGATGTTGCGGCAGCGGATTAATGACGGCGCTGCCGCCTGCATGCTAAGCCATGCGGTTTCTGGCGATCTGGATAATCTGGGGGCGAACCTGAACACGGAGCGATTAGTCATTACGGAAGCCACGGAAACAGCCGATGCAGTGATGGAAAGCGATGATGCGTTTCGCCTGCGAGCGCAGGCGGCATTTGAAGGGCTTAGCGTGGCCGGGCCAACGGCCGCATACGAATATTTTGCTAAAAGCGCCAGCGGGAAAGTTAAAGACGCGAAGGCGACCAGCCCGTCGCCCGCAGTGGTTGTTGTGTCTGTGCTTTCTTCAGATGGCGACGGCGCCGCATCTGCCGAGTTGCTTTCAATTGTTGATGCGGCGTTATCAGCCGAAGATAAGCGCCCGGTTGCTGACCGGTTGACAGTGCAGAGCGCCGAGATCGTCAATTATTCAATCAACGCCCTACTTTATTTTTACCCCGGCCCGGAATCAGAGCCGATACACAATGCGGCACAGGCTGCGCTGACGGCATGGATAAGTGCGCAGGGGAAAATCGGCCGTGACGTTGCACGTTCGGCGATCATGGCCGCGCTGCACGTGCAGGGCGTGCAGCGCGTAGAACTGATAGAACCGGTCGTTGACATTGTGATTGATGAAACGCAAGCGGCCTGGTGCGAATCTGTCGTTATTGGCGAGGGCGGCACGGATGAATAA
- a CDS encoding phage tail protein — protein MGLNDLQRLNDWVTFAMSAMVTGIGVMTVSEKVAVAGLVIGIVTAARAWLYRVRIERAQRRRNALIEQILRQAESRSLNDSERRAVSILKQGEFDDESRN, from the coding sequence ATGGGATTGAATGATTTGCAGCGCCTGAATGATTGGGTGACGTTCGCTATGTCGGCAATGGTAACAGGTATCGGGGTAATGACCGTCAGTGAAAAGGTGGCAGTTGCCGGGCTGGTAATCGGTATTGTGACAGCCGCCCGCGCCTGGCTGTACCGCGTGCGCATTGAGCGCGCGCAACGTCGCCGCAATGCATTGATTGAGCAGATTTTGCGGCAGGCCGAAAGCCGATCTTTAAATGATTCGGAACGCCGCGCGGTTTCCATTCTTAAACAGGGTGAGTTTGACGATGAAAGCCGTAATTAA
- a CDS encoding phage tail protein I yields the protein MNNSLLPPSSSDFMRRVTQTAEVLSGLAVDINTLWNADKCPIDLLPYLAWALSVDRWDKNWSEQTKRQVIKAAWMVHRKKGTITALRRAIEPFGFTVRVIEWFQNGGEPGTFLLDVGVNDQGITGELYWELERLIEQAKPCSRHLTGLSVSLDVKGEAYAAAAGYLGDELTVYPYMPEMISVTGKSYSSAGIHIIDNMSVTA from the coding sequence ATGAATAATAGCCTGCTGCCGCCCTCTTCCAGTGATTTTATGCGCCGCGTGACGCAAACCGCCGAAGTGCTTAGCGGTCTGGCAGTTGACATAAACACGCTGTGGAATGCGGACAAATGCCCGATTGATTTACTGCCCTATCTGGCGTGGGCGCTGTCAGTTGATCGCTGGGATAAGAATTGGTCGGAACAGACTAAACGGCAGGTAATAAAAGCGGCGTGGATGGTTCACAGGAAAAAGGGAACCATCACGGCTTTGCGCCGTGCGATCGAACCGTTCGGTTTTACCGTTCGTGTTATCGAGTGGTTCCAGAACGGCGGCGAGCCGGGGACATTTCTACTTGATGTCGGCGTTAACGATCAGGGAATCACGGGTGAGCTGTATTGGGAGCTTGAGCGACTTATCGAACAAGCGAAGCCCTGTTCGCGTCACCTTACGGGGCTGTCCGTTAGCCTTGACGTTAAAGGGGAAGCATACGCGGCGGCGGCGGGATACCTGGGCGATGAATTGACGGTTTACCCCTATATGCCGGAGATGATTAGCGTTACAGGGAAAAGTTATAGCAGCGCCGGGATTCACATTATTGATAATATGAGCGTAACAGCATGA
- a CDS encoding phage major capsid protein, P2 family: MENNTRQLFDRYVMRQAELNGVSPAAVAAKFAVDPTRQQRMEAAAQESDAFLKLINVFGVNQQIGQKVLVGSKGPMAGVNNSTTTRRNPADNSNMEPLNYTCRKVNYDYGISYEQLDAWAHQPNFQPLISSAMARQMSLDRIMIGFNGTSYADPSDRAAHPLLQDCGIGWLEKIRQEAPHRRISGITVTSRDEDNKIIAKGTYGNVSAAVYDAKNSLMDEWHKRNPDNVVILAGDLLTTSNFPAINAMSQTNPNTEMLAGQLIVAQERVGNMPTFIAPYFPVSGILITPFKNLSLYYQRGGLRRTIKEEPEYNRVATYQSSNDDFVIEDYGNVAFIDGITFATADGQ; this comes from the coding sequence ATGGAAAATAATACCCGCCAACTGTTTGATCGGTACGTTATGCGACAGGCCGAGTTAAATGGCGTGTCGCCCGCAGCCGTTGCGGCAAAATTTGCTGTAGATCCCACTCGCCAGCAGCGAATGGAGGCCGCGGCGCAGGAAAGTGATGCTTTCCTGAAACTGATTAACGTATTTGGCGTTAATCAGCAGATCGGTCAGAAAGTGCTGGTTGGCAGCAAAGGCCCAATGGCCGGGGTGAACAACAGCACAACGACGCGCCGCAATCCGGCTGATAACAGCAACATGGAGCCGCTCAACTACACCTGCCGCAAAGTCAACTATGACTATGGCATTAGCTATGAGCAGTTAGACGCCTGGGCTCACCAGCCAAATTTCCAACCGCTGATCAGTTCAGCGATGGCGCGCCAGATGTCGCTTGACCGCATCATGATCGGGTTTAACGGCACCAGTTACGCCGATCCGTCTGATCGCGCTGCCCATCCGCTGTTGCAAGATTGCGGCATCGGCTGGCTGGAGAAAATCCGTCAGGAGGCACCGCACCGCAGGATTTCAGGCATCACGGTAACCTCGCGCGATGAAGACAATAAAATCATCGCCAAAGGCACCTATGGCAACGTTTCCGCCGCAGTCTATGACGCTAAAAACAGCCTGATGGATGAATGGCATAAGCGTAACCCGGATAACGTAGTGATCCTGGCGGGCGACCTACTGACAACCAGTAATTTCCCGGCCATTAACGCAATGAGCCAGACCAACCCAAACACCGAAATGCTGGCCGGCCAGTTGATTGTGGCGCAAGAGCGCGTCGGCAATATGCCGACATTTATCGCCCCGTATTTCCCGGTAAGCGGCATTCTGATCACGCCGTTTAAGAACCTGTCGCTGTATTACCAGCGCGGCGGGCTGCGTCGAACCATTAAAGAAGAGCCGGAATATAACCGCGTGGCGACCTATCAATCGTCAAATGATGATTTTGTCATTGAGGACTACGGCAACGTGGCGTTTATCGACGGCATCACTTTTGCGACCGCCGACGGGCAATAA
- a CDS encoding DUF2570 domain-containing protein: protein MKLTIVLSALLALVSAGLLWQTYQRGTSSAKNEALSVSARQQNAVLEEIRAMGADAREALAAIRANEQKRNAEGENRREKMRSATQGDTCANTVVPAAVSDGLQKHAPAAGGKDSGRADAGKSDGTDAPAGAAIAGNVGRDSNLE from the coding sequence ATGAAGCTAACGATCGTGCTTTCCGCCCTGCTTGCGCTGGTATCTGCGGGGCTGCTCTGGCAGACATACCAGCGCGGAACCAGCAGCGCCAAAAATGAGGCGTTGTCAGTCAGCGCCAGGCAACAGAATGCAGTGCTTGAAGAGATCAGAGCGATGGGCGCCGATGCCAGAGAAGCACTGGCGGCTATACGGGCAAATGAACAGAAGCGCAATGCGGAAGGGGAAAACCGGCGTGAAAAGATGCGATCTGCGACACAAGGCGATACGTGCGCTAACACTGTCGTGCCTGCTGCTGTCAGTGATGGGTTGCAAAAACACGCCCCCGCCGCCGGCGGTAAAGATAGTGGACGAGCCGATGCCGGAAAGTCTGACGGCACCGACGCCCCGGCCGGTGCTGCAATCGCCGGTAACGTGGGGCGGGATAGCAATCTGGAGTGA
- a CDS encoding phage tail protein, whose product MLKAESLRAALTEKNRWCKANPEGVTVWVEKGTIEIAGDDSSFMYRYPISVFAMDYPGNIDDLTLPILDWLRINQPDLLLNPDKNKLIEFDADIASDETADVLFKIPVWERVIVTRDDSGVVTAEHLAEPRPRLGASEWDAAFEGEMVKGTDA is encoded by the coding sequence ATGCTAAAAGCTGAATCATTGCGCGCGGCGCTGACAGAGAAAAACCGTTGGTGCAAAGCCAACCCGGAGGGCGTAACCGTCTGGGTTGAAAAGGGAACGATTGAAATAGCCGGCGATGATAGCTCCTTCATGTACCGCTACCCGATCAGCGTCTTTGCGATGGACTACCCCGGCAATATTGACGATCTCACGTTGCCGATCCTGGACTGGCTGCGCATTAATCAGCCCGATCTGTTGCTGAACCCCGATAAAAACAAACTGATTGAATTCGATGCGGATATTGCCAGCGATGAAACCGCCGACGTTCTTTTCAAAATCCCGGTATGGGAACGGGTGATTGTTACGCGCGACGACAGCGGCGTAGTGACCGCCGAACACCTGGCTGAGCCTCGTCCGCGTCTGGGCGCCAGCGAGTGGGATGCAGCCTTTGAGGGTGAAATGGTTAAAGGAACTGACGCATGA
- a CDS encoding phage virion morphogenesis protein, which produces MSDSDLFHQLDDVFNGILTGMSAQGRRASARAIAIAVRRSQQQRIARQQNPDGSQYEKRRYPIKKTHRRLRVVYRGDLRELVDWRHTTGRNNAKMVTGHDLAKGAERSFRRSDISAWLDIDLTETKKNATKKQDMFRRLRTSRWLRARSDTSGATIGFFGIAAYIARVHQFGLRDRVGGTASVNYPRRVLLGLNEADRRIIAEKMIESMRLS; this is translated from the coding sequence ATGAGCGATAGCGATCTTTTTCATCAGCTTGATGATGTGTTTAACGGCATTCTGACGGGAATGTCCGCGCAGGGGCGCCGCGCATCGGCCAGGGCCATCGCGATCGCCGTGCGCCGCAGCCAACAGCAACGCATTGCGCGACAGCAGAACCCGGACGGGTCGCAGTATGAGAAGCGACGGTACCCAATAAAAAAAACGCATCGCCGCCTGCGAGTGGTGTATCGCGGCGATTTGCGTGAGTTGGTTGATTGGCGTCATACCACGGGACGGAATAACGCAAAAATGGTAACCGGTCATGACCTAGCAAAAGGTGCTGAGCGTTCATTTCGTAGATCTGATATTTCAGCATGGTTAGACATTGATTTAACTGAGACAAAAAAAAATGCAACTAAAAAGCAAGACATGTTTAGGCGACTTAGAACGTCGCGATGGTTGCGCGCAAGGTCAGATACCTCTGGCGCAACAATAGGTTTTTTCGGCATAGCCGCATATATCGCAAGAGTTCATCAGTTCGGCTTGCGGGACAGAGTTGGCGGTACGGCATCAGTTAACTACCCGCGCCGCGTGCTGCTTGGCCTGAACGAAGCAGACCGGCGGATCATCGCTGAGAAGATGATTGAATCAATGAGGTTGTCATGA
- the lysC gene encoding Rz1-like lysis system protein LysC: MPESLTAPTPRPVLQSPVTWGGIAIWSDRLSDALDTCNDDKAAIADLYLRRIQRLSNAAKTGQ; the protein is encoded by the coding sequence ATGCCGGAAAGTCTGACGGCACCGACGCCCCGGCCGGTGCTGCAATCGCCGGTAACGTGGGGCGGGATAGCAATCTGGAGTGATCGGCTTAGCGATGCGCTGGACACTTGCAACGATGATAAAGCGGCGATCGCCGATCTTTATTTGCGCCGCATACAGCGACTGAGCAATGCGGCAAAAACGGGTCAATGA
- a CDS encoding GPO family capsid scaffolding protein, with protein MASKTSTRKKFRVAVSGATVDGREIKPEHLRDAAANYSPEVYGARVNLEHYLSPYPGSDFGAMGDVTALSAEDITDGPLSGRTALYAEIEPSARMKQLTDAGQKVFSSIELHPQFALNGKAYVMGLAMTDTPASLGTERLKFAAQQRAQVMAFNNQQTEAPMFSDAIEAEIIELSAQHSEEGKQWFNRVMGILGKGKKTDDERFSQVHQAVEVVAQSQADLSDQFSAAEQARAGDKQVIEKLTADLSALKQKLEGTDGNFSQRPPANGGGNVQQADF; from the coding sequence ATGGCAAGTAAAACGAGTACGCGTAAAAAGTTCAGGGTTGCAGTATCCGGCGCCACGGTTGATGGGCGAGAAATCAAGCCGGAACACCTGCGCGATGCCGCGGCAAATTACAGCCCGGAGGTGTACGGCGCCCGCGTCAACCTTGAGCACTATCTTTCCCCCTATCCCGGTAGCGATTTCGGCGCGATGGGAGATGTTACCGCCCTAAGCGCGGAGGATATTACTGACGGCCCATTGTCGGGGCGAACCGCACTTTACGCAGAGATCGAACCCTCTGCGCGCATGAAACAGCTGACCGATGCCGGGCAAAAGGTTTTTTCCAGCATTGAGCTTCATCCGCAATTCGCCCTCAACGGAAAAGCCTACGTGATGGGGCTGGCAATGACGGATACCCCGGCAAGTCTGGGTACTGAGCGCCTTAAGTTTGCCGCGCAGCAACGCGCGCAGGTGATGGCCTTCAACAATCAGCAGACCGAAGCCCCGATGTTTTCCGATGCTATCGAAGCCGAAATTATCGAACTGTCGGCCCAGCATAGCGAGGAAGGTAAACAGTGGTTTAACCGCGTCATGGGAATTTTGGGCAAAGGCAAAAAAACCGACGATGAGCGGTTCAGTCAGGTGCATCAGGCTGTTGAAGTCGTTGCACAATCGCAGGCCGATTTAAGCGACCAATTCAGCGCCGCAGAGCAGGCGCGCGCTGGTGATAAGCAGGTTATTGAAAAGCTGACCGCCGATCTGTCTGCGCTGAAACAGAAGTTGGAAGGCACTGACGGCAATTTCAGCCAGCGCCCGCCGGCAAACGGTGGCGGCAACGTGCAGCAGGCCGATTTCTAA
- a CDS encoding head completion/stabilization protein encodes MSLVAGRTVTAAADDVPDTDDNGEKVSAGAFWPEISLSDVRMEMRINGAVTTTRLKHVVIEAVAHVADQLDKWRADQASAGYASLALVPAAQINGESVKVYRFRRAVFSIARALLIENYRDVDTTGDAGEKHASALTLQAADLWRDARWAISDIIGVVRNFAEAF; translated from the coding sequence ATGAGCCTTGTTGCCGGGCGAACCGTCACCGCCGCCGCTGACGATGTGCCTGATACCGATGATAACGGCGAAAAAGTCAGCGCCGGCGCGTTCTGGCCGGAGATCTCGCTAAGCGATGTTCGCATGGAGATGCGCATTAACGGCGCGGTGACGACAACCCGGCTAAAGCACGTTGTGATCGAAGCGGTCGCGCATGTTGCCGACCAGTTGGATAAGTGGCGGGCAGACCAGGCCAGCGCGGGTTATGCGTCGTTGGCTCTCGTTCCTGCGGCTCAGATCAACGGTGAGAGCGTGAAGGTGTACCGCTTTCGCCGCGCGGTGTTCAGCATCGCCCGCGCGCTGCTTATTGAGAACTACCGCGATGTTGATACAACCGGCGACGCGGGCGAGAAGCACGCCAGCGCATTAACCTTGCAGGCGGCGGATCTGTGGCGCGATGCACGCTGGGCGATCTCCGACATTATCGGCGTGGTGCGTAATTTCGCGGAGGCGTTTTAG
- a CDS encoding lysozyme — translation MKAVIKRCSIALIVALGVTLSPGTLRTSPEAQQKTASWEDCRQSPYYCPAGVLTVGIGSTGNVQKREYSNEEIARRWVNDMQRAENCINNNFEGETMPQYPFEAMADAALNLGCPNLMWFTNGQGRKQRTTIWKHAQAHEWPQMCARLTDFVNSAGKRSTGLVNRRTDFKAWCLRGLEKDK, via the coding sequence ATGAAAGCCGTAATTAAGCGTTGTTCTATTGCGCTGATAGTGGCGTTGGGTGTGACGCTATCGCCCGGAACGCTGCGCACGTCGCCGGAGGCGCAACAAAAAACCGCAAGTTGGGAAGATTGCCGCCAGTCGCCTTATTACTGCCCCGCCGGTGTGCTGACGGTCGGAATTGGATCGACGGGCAACGTGCAAAAGCGGGAATACAGCAATGAAGAGATTGCGCGCCGCTGGGTAAACGACATGCAGCGGGCGGAAAACTGCATCAATAACAATTTTGAAGGGGAAACCATGCCGCAATACCCCTTTGAAGCGATGGCGGATGCGGCGCTGAATTTGGGTTGCCCTAACTTGATGTGGTTTACAAACGGGCAGGGGCGCAAGCAAAGGACAACGATATGGAAGCACGCGCAGGCGCATGAATGGCCGCAGATGTGCGCACGGCTAACAGATTTTGTTAACAGCGCCGGTAAACGCTCGACGGGATTAGTAAACCGACGAACCGACTTTAAAGCCTGGTGCTTGCGCGGGTTGGAGAAAGATAAATGA
- a CDS encoding phage baseplate assembly protein V, giving the protein MSAELFRLLGNVLRVGTVTEIDVDSWRVRVNSGELNTDWLRWQATRAGAFSIWIPPSVGEQVLMGCIGGNPETAVILGSLYSDENPAPGSSINELVIKAPDGATLRYDAGAGALEANGMKTARIVASVGVTLETPVVECTDHLVAKTFSFTEGGNMKGNVNHSGGAFKSNDVQVDSHSHGGVMSGPSWTVGTK; this is encoded by the coding sequence ATGAGCGCCGAACTGTTCCGCTTGCTGGGTAACGTGCTGCGCGTCGGCACGGTAACAGAGATAGATGTTGATTCGTGGCGTGTCCGCGTCAATTCCGGCGAACTGAATACGGATTGGCTGCGTTGGCAAGCAACGCGAGCCGGGGCATTCAGTATCTGGATCCCGCCCTCTGTTGGCGAGCAGGTTCTGATGGGATGCATCGGCGGAAACCCAGAAACCGCCGTGATCCTCGGAAGTCTGTACAGCGACGAAAACCCGGCGCCAGGTAGCAGCATCAACGAATTGGTAATCAAAGCCCCGGACGGCGCCACGCTGCGTTATGACGCCGGAGCCGGCGCGCTGGAAGCCAACGGAATGAAGACGGCGCGCATCGTCGCATCAGTGGGTGTAACGCTGGAAACCCCGGTTGTTGAGTGTACCGATCATCTTGTTGCGAAAACCTTTTCGTTTACTGAGGGCGGGAACATGAAAGGCAACGTTAATCATTCAGGCGGCGCATTTAAATCAAATGACGTGCAGGTAGATAGCCATTCACACGGCGGAGTAATGAGCGGCCCGAGCTGGACGGTGGGAACAAAATGA
- a CDS encoding tail protein X: MKVKALQGDTVDQLCYRHYGRTEGVTETVVAANPGLSNQLFLAAGQEIELPEITESAEQETVQLWD, from the coding sequence GTGAAAGTGAAAGCGTTACAGGGCGATACCGTCGATCAGTTGTGTTACCGGCACTACGGGCGCACGGAAGGCGTTACCGAAACGGTTGTTGCCGCTAATCCCGGCCTGAGCAATCAGCTTTTTCTCGCCGCCGGACAAGAAATCGAGCTGCCGGAAATCACCGAAAGCGCAGAACAAGAAACGGTGCAGCTATGGGATTGA
- a CDS encoding GPW/gp25 family protein, producing the protein MSVRYTGMNPNGLGTLTDSDHLWQSARDILTTPIGSRVMRRDYGSIVPDLIDAPQNEVTRLQLMSATVIALTRWEPRIALNAVDIVYSASGKVEANLTGLITETMELSSGTITIKGGNSGNG; encoded by the coding sequence ATGAGCGTGCGTTATACGGGAATGAACCCGAACGGGCTGGGAACGCTGACGGATAGTGATCATCTGTGGCAGTCAGCGCGAGACATACTGACAACGCCGATCGGATCCCGCGTGATGCGCAGAGATTACGGCTCTATCGTGCCGGATTTGATTGATGCCCCGCAAAACGAAGTGACGCGCCTGCAACTGATGAGCGCGACGGTTATTGCGTTAACGCGCTGGGAGCCAAGGATTGCACTGAACGCGGTAGATATAGTCTATTCCGCATCCGGCAAAGTAGAAGCAAATTTAACCGGGCTGATTACTGAAACGATGGAACTAAGCAGCGGAACAATAACGATAAAAGGGGGGAATAGTGGCAACGGTTGA
- the gpM gene encoding phage terminase small subunit, protein MLTPAQRHFQKVMAERHGKTDELTDTARTAHEQILHRLRMDQSALRRVQSDQAKAELKKQLLPQYEGWIDGTLEGDSGRQDEVIVTLMVWAIDAADYQLAVRIGRYVIAHSLAMPDRFNRTAPTVLVEEICDPILVQVKANDSADISTYLTVLDEVAQIVDGKDMPDQVRAKLFKTRAFALRSGTEADQATALEYLREALKLDAGAGVKKEIERLARLVKKNSQAADAEAGNDAGNAADSGAEASLDSAVVATTTSKTAARKTTSKTAAKTRKTTPRKVAEKKAATGKTE, encoded by the coding sequence ATGCTGACACCGGCACAACGACATTTTCAAAAAGTCATGGCGGAACGCCACGGCAAAACCGACGAGCTGACGGACACCGCCCGCACAGCGCATGAGCAAATTTTGCACAGGCTGCGCATGGATCAGAGTGCATTACGCAGAGTGCAATCTGACCAGGCCAAGGCCGAGCTGAAAAAGCAACTGCTACCGCAATATGAGGGATGGATTGACGGCACGCTGGAAGGTGACAGCGGGCGACAGGATGAAGTGATTGTCACGCTGATGGTATGGGCGATTGATGCCGCTGATTATCAGTTGGCGGTGCGCATCGGGCGCTATGTGATCGCTCACAGCCTCGCTATGCCGGATCGCTTTAACCGCACTGCGCCGACTGTGCTGGTTGAAGAAATCTGCGATCCGATCCTTGTCCAGGTGAAAGCCAACGATAGCGCCGATATCTCCACGTATCTGACCGTGCTGGATGAAGTCGCCCAGATTGTTGACGGCAAAGACATGCCGGATCAGGTGCGCGCCAAGCTGTTTAAAACCCGCGCCTTTGCACTACGTAGCGGAACTGAGGCAGACCAGGCGACGGCGCTGGAATACCTGCGCGAAGCGTTAAAGCTGGATGCTGGCGCCGGGGTGAAAAAAGAGATCGAGCGACTGGCTCGACTGGTTAAGAAAAACAGCCAAGCAGCAGATGCGGAGGCCGGAAACGATGCGGGCAATGCTGCTGATAGCGGCGCTGAAGCATCGTTAGATTCGGCTGTGGTGGCCACGACGACGAGTAAGACCGCAGCCCGTAAAACGACGAGCAAAACGGCGGCGAAAACCAGAAAAACGACGCCCCGCAAAGTAGCAGAAAAGAAAGCTGCGACTGGAAAAACCGAATAA